Part of the Hyalangium gracile genome is shown below.
TACGGAACGTACCTCCCTTCGCCAGGGCCAGCAGTAGCAGGAGCTGATCGCACAGGTGCTCGCCCACGGGCACCTCCGCGTCCAGGTAGCGCTTCGTCTCCTCCGCAACCCTCCCCGCCACCTCCTCCGCCCTCACGCCTCGCTCTCCGAAGGCCGTGAACACCTCCGACACGTGCTCGCTCTCCACCTCGAGCCACAGCACGTTCCCCGGTCCCTGCGAGCGCTTCAGCTCCTCCGTCCGCAGCTCGTACGGCTTCCACTTCAGCGCCTGCTCCACCGTGGCCAGCTCCCGCTTCGCCACGTCGAACGGAAGCTGCGCGATGAGCGCCGTCGCCATCCGCCGCTTCACCGCCCCTCGCTCCAGCAGCGTCAGCGGCTTCAGCGGCGCGGGCTCCACGTTCACCCGGAACTTCCCTCCTCCCGCTGGGAAGAAGCCGTGCCGCTCCAGCACCGCGTCCACCTTCGGACCCATGCGCCGCACCAGCGGAAAGTAGGCCTTCTCCAGGAAGTCGAACGGCGGCGCCAGCGGGTTGTGCGTCCCTCCCTCCAACATCAGCGTGGACGGCCCGCTCGCCAGCATCAGCGCCGGCAGCACCGTCTGCAGCACCAGCGTCGCGCTTCCCGCCGTACCCACCGCGAAGAAGTAGTTCCCCGCCGACAGCGCCTTCGGCTTGAACGTCAGCTCGCGCGAGCCCAGCTCCGCCCCCTCCATCTCCGCCGCGCCCACCTCCGCCGCCGCCTTCACCGCCGTCAGGTGCTGCCTCAAGAGCCCCGGCTTCTGCCGCCCCGCGCGGATGTTCACCATCCGGAACGGCGTGCCCGTCACCAGCGACAGCGCCAGTGACGTGCGCAGCACCTGGCCCCCTCCCTCTCCCTTCGAACCGTCGATATGCACCATTGGCAAATCCCTCTGCGACCAAAATAGCGGCGCCCGCTCCCCCAACCTAGCGACCGATTTCGCGGTCTCGGGGGGAGCGGGCGCCTCGAATATCGCTATCCCTTCACACACACCACCTGCCGAAGCGTGTGGACCACTTCCACCAGGTCCGCCTGCGCCGCCATCACCGCGTCGATGGGCTTGTACGCACCCGGCGTCTCGTCGATGACGTCTACGTCCTTGCGGCACTCGATACCCGCCGTCGCCTTCGCGTGGTCCTCGAGCGTGAACCGCTTCTTCGCCGCCTCACGCGACATCACCCGCCCCGCCCCGTGGCTGCACGAGTCGAACGCCTCCGGGTTCCCCTTCCCGCGGACGATGTACGAGCGCGCCCCCATGCTGCCGGGGATGATGCCGAGGTCCCCCTCGCGCGCTCGCACCGCGCCCTTGCGCGTCACGAAGCAGTTCTTCCCGTAGTGGTGCTCGCGCGCCACGTAGTTGTGGTGGCAGTTCACCGCCGCGTCCGTCAGCCCGAAGGCCGGCAGCAGCTGCGACGCCTTCAGGGCCTGCACCACCGAGTCCAGCATCAGCTGCCGGTTGGTGGCCGCGTAGTCCTGCGCCCACTCCACCGCCTTCACGTAGTCCTGGAAGTGCTCCGTCCCCTCCGGCAGGTACGCCAGGTCCGCGTCCGGCAGCTGGATGAAGAAGCGCCGCATGTCCTCCTTCGCCAGCTCGATGAAGTGGCTCCCGATGCGGTTACCCACCCCGCGCGAGCCGCTGTGCAGCATCACCCACACGTTCTGGGACTCGTCCAGGCACAGCTCGATGAAGTGGTTCCCCGTCCCCAGCGTCCCGAGGTGCCCCAGGTCCGGCCCACGGCCCAGCCGCGGGTGCTTCTCGACAATCGCGTCGTAGCCGGGCTTCAGCCGCGCCCACGCCTCACGGTGCATGGCCGGCGCGTCCTGCCAGGCACCACGATCGTTCCGGCCACCGTTGTCCGTCCGGCCGTGCGGCACGGCCTGCTCGATGACGGCACGCACCGGCGCCAGGTTGTCCGGGAGCTGGTCGGCACGCAGCGTGGTGCGCACCGCGATCATCCCGCAGCCGATGTCCACTCCCACCGCCGCCGGGATGATGGCGCCCACCGTGGGGACCACGGAGCCCACCGTCGCGCCGTACCCGCGGTGCACGTCCGGCATCGCGGCGATCCACTTGTGGATGAAGGGCAGGCCCGCGAGGTTCTTCAGCTGCTTCTTCGCCTCGTCCTCGAAGGGGACGCCGACCGTCCACGCCTTGATGGGGTTCTTCCCCGACTCGTCCGACAGCACCTCGTAGCTGCGATTCATGGCCTTGCCTTCCGTTCGTTCGCCCAGTCCATGTGCCGGGCACGCGAGGACGTAGAGCAGCCAGCGTGCCAGCCCGCTCTCCGAGGGAGGCGCTCCCCTGGCTGGCTGATTTCCTATCCTCCGGGATAAAGTCGTATCCGCATGGCGAAGGCACAAGCGCGCAAGACGGTGGTCATCGGGATGCTCGGCACCACGATCGACCAGGGGCAGGGGGTGAAGCGGTGGGAGAGGTGGCGGCCCACGGTGGCGCTGTGCCAGCAGGAGGACCTGCTGGTGGACCGGCTGGAGCTGCTCTACCCGCCCTCGGCGGCAGTGCTGGCGACGACCGTGACGGAGGACATCCAGCAGGTGTCCCCGGAGACGGAGGTGCGAGGGGCGGTGGTGGACATCCGCAACCCGTGGGACCTGGAGCAGGTATACGGGGCGCTGCTGGACTACGCGCGGAGCTACCCGTTCCAGCCCGAGCAGGAGGACTACCTCGTCCACATCACCACGGGGACGCACATCGCGCAGATCTGCATGTTCCTCTTGGTGGAGAGCCGGCACATCCCCGCCCGGCTGGTGCAGACCTCTCCGCCGTCTGGACGGGACAAAGGCCTGGGCGGCGCGGGGGCACACACCCTCATCGATCTGGATCTGTCGAAGTACGACAAGCTGGCGGCGCGGTTCCAGCAGGAGCAGCGCGAGGCCCTGTCCTTCCTCAAGGCGGGCATCGACACGCGCAACGCGGCGTTCAACCGCATCATCGAGCGCATCGAGCAGGTGGCCATCCAGTCTCGAGCGCCGCTGCTCATCACCGGGCCCACGGGAGCGGGCAAGTCGCAGCTCGCGCGACGAATCTACGCACTGAAGAAGGCCCGGCGGCAGGTGAGCGGGCCGTTCGTGGATCTCAACTGCGCCACGCTCCGTGGAGACGCTGCCATGTCCGCCCTATTCGGCCACGTGAAGGGCGCGTTCACGGGCGCGGTGAACGATCGGCCCGGGCTGCTGCGGCAGGCGAACGGGGGCGTGCTGTTCCTGGACGAGATTGGCGAGCTGGGCGCGGACGAGCAGGCCATGCTGCTGCGCGCGCTCGAGGACAAGCGCTTCCTGCCGGTGGGCTCGGACAAGGAGGTGGAGAGCGACTTCCAGCTCATCGCCGGGACGAACCGGGACCTCCAGGTCGAGGTGGAGCACGGGCGCTTCCGGGAGGATCTGCTGGCGCGCATCAACCTGTGGACTTTCCGGCTCCCAGCCCTGCGCGAGCGTCCCGAGGACATTCCTCCCAACCTGCTCTACGAGCTGGACCAGGCCTCCCAGGCGCTGGGCCTGCGAGTGACGATGAACAAGGAGGCACAGGAGCACTTCCTCCGGTTCGCCACGTCTCCCGAGGCTCGATGGAGCGGCAACTTCAGGGACTTGAACGCGGCGGTGCTACGCATGGCCACGCTGGCCTCTGGTGGACGCATTACCCGAGAGGACGTGGACGAGGAGCTCTCGCGGCTGCGCGCTCAGTGGACGAAGAGCACGGGTCCGGCCACGGCAGGCTCGGTGGACCTGGTGGCGGAGGTGCTCGGGGCCGAGCTGGCCGCGGAGCTGGACCGGTTCGATCGGGTCCAGCTCGCGGACGTGATCGCCGTGTGCAGGCAGTCACGCACGCTCTCGGAGGCCGGACGCGTGCTGTTTGCTCAATCACGCGCTCGGAAGCAGAGCACCAACGACGCGGATCGCCTGAAGAAGTACCTCACCCGCTTCGGGCTGGGCTGGGATGACGTCTCCAAGCGTGGCGCGAACGAGGCGGCCTGAATCCGTGCAGGTGCCGCGCTCCTCACGCTCCACCTCCTGCTCCCGCCACTCCGCGCGCATGGCGCGCAGGGCGGGCCCTCGTTCGCTCCACGCCCAGAACGTGCCGAGCACGGCGCTGTCCGGGACCTGCTCCGTGAACGCGACGCCTCGCTCCGTCTCGAGCGCCAGCGCTCCCGGACGTCCCTCCTGCTTCTTCTCCGCGGCTTCCGCGGTGCACGCGTTCATCAACGCGGCCAGCCCCCATATGAAGCGGTGACGCATGTTGCCTCCTCCGTCTTGCTCTCCAGAACAGTACGAACGAGGATGTTCGCGGTGGGTAACCCGAACGTAACGAGCCCCGTTGCCCCACCCCATCGCACCGCATGCGCCTCCTCTCCCTCCAGCCTGCACCCATGCACGAGTGGTCCTATATGAACGCCGCCTCGCGCGGCGGCTCGGAGGTCGCAACGCTTCCGCTGCTGCGCGCCACCGTCGACGCCCTGCCCTCGGACATCGAGGCGCTGATCGCCTTGTCGGACCTCCAGGGGGTGGCACCTCACGCGCTGCACGACGGTGCCGCCACGCTCCTCGGCGAGGTGCTGGCGGATGAGCTGGCCCTGATGGGAGAGACGGGAGACCTCCCCCACCCGAGCCACACCGGGATCCTTCTCATGGGGGATCTGTTCTCGGATCCTGGCGCGAACGTGCGCGGAGCCTCGGGGGATGTGCGGAGCGTCTGGAATGCCTTCGCCGCGCAGTTCCGCTGGGTGGCGGGCGTGGCGGGCAACCACGACACCTTCGGAAGCTCTCGCGAGCGGGAGCGCTTCCGCCAGCAAGCAGGCATCCACCTGCTGGATGGAGAGGTGCGAGAGCTGGATGGCCTCGTGCTGGGCGGAGTGAGTGGCATCATCGGCCGGACCGACAAGCCCGGTCGCCGCGACGAAGCGGACCAGCTGGAGCACATCCGCGGAGTCCTGCGCCAGGAGCCCGAGCTCCTCCTGCTGCACGAGGGCCCGGACTTCCCCCTGGAAGAGCGCCGAGGCAACGCCGCCATCCGCGAGGCCGTCCGTGCAAGGACCGGCATGCTCGTCGTCTGCGGGCACTCCCACTGGGAGTCACCGCTCGCGACGTTCGAGGGCGGCGCCCAGGTGCTCAACGTGGATGCTCGTGCCGTCCTGCTGACACGCGCTCCGGCGTGAAGCCTCCACCGAGCGGGACGGTTCCTGCCGCTGGCCGCCGGTATGCGGCTCGGGCCCCGTTGCAAAACGCCACGCACCACGCCTGACACGCGGCGAATTGCTCCCCGCCGAGAGGATCCGTGAGGCGCCCGCTCGAAGGAAGCGCGCTCCAACTCTGGCATCCGTGTTGCTCCACCATGAGGACATCCCTCCACGAGCCCGCACCGCGCCTCGTGGTTGCCTTCCTCGAGGAGCACTCCGTGAAAACCATCCTGGTGGTGACGGCTGATACCTCCGTCAAGGCAGCCGTGGCGTCGGCCTTCCGGATTCATTGCGATGAGTTCTCGGTGCTCACGGTGACGGAAGCGCCCAAGGCCCTGAGCGTCATGGAGACACGCAAGGTGGATCTGCTGCTCACCGCGCAGTCCATCCCGGTGCTGGATGACTTCCAGCTCCTGGTGTACCTGCTGAACCGGCGCCCCCGAGTACCGGTGATGGTGATGAGCTCGCGCAGGAGGCGGGGGCGAGCCTCCTCCAAGGTGCCATCGGAGATTCCCTATCTCCCGCTGTCCCTGGAGGGCGACGAGCTCGTCTCCCGGATCCGGACGTGCCTGGAGGAGAGGGTGCGCGCTCAGCTTCCGAGCGTCACGCTCCCCAGCCTGCTCCAGGTCCTCCACCAGGAGCACGCCACGTGCAGGCTGCTGGTGTGCAGGGAGAACCAGCGAGGCAAGCTCTATGTGCACTCGGGAGAGCTCGTCCATGCGCGATGCGGGAGGCTGGAGGGAGACAGGGCACTCCTCCAGATCCTGGGCTGGCAGTGGCCGCAGCTCCTCCTGCTCGGACAGCCACGAGACGTGCTCCAGAGCATCAGCGTGCGGACCAGCCAGCTGCTGGGGTTGTTCGCCTCCGACGGAGCCAGAGCCACTCCGGCGCAGTCCGCGCCCGCGCAGCGGAAGTCTCTCCCGCAGACGTACGAACCTCCACCGGGGCCCGACACCTTCGAGAGCGCGCGGCAGACTCGGCCCTGGACCGACCATGCGAACCGCCGTCTGAACTGGTGGGACAGGAAGCCCGGCACCCGGTGGATGTGGTGGGCAGTGCCCGACAAGACCCAGAGTGAGTGAGGCCCGCTTCGAGGCTCACGCGCCCGTCGCGGCGGCCATCACGGTCTGCGTCCTGGGCAGCTCCACCTCGAACCGGGCGCCTCCCAGCTCCGCCTTCCCCGCCGTGACGCGCCCGCCGTGCCGCTCCACGATTCCGCGAGCGATGGCCAGCCCCAGCCCCGTGCCCGGTCTCGGTCCTTCGCGCTTGCGCCCCGTGACGAAGGGCTGGAACAGGCGCGGCAACAGCTCCGGCGGAATCCCCGGCCCGTTGTCCTCCACCACCACGCGCACCCGCTCTGCTTCCTGGGTGCACATCACTCGCAGCCTCGGCGCCGGAACGTCCCTCAGCGCCAGCAGCGCGTTCTCGAACAGCACCACCAGCACCTGCGAGAGCTGCGCCTGATCCGCCTCCAGCTCCAGCATCTCTCCGTCCGGCTGCTCGAACGCCGTCTCGGGCGCCAGTGCCCCCAGGCCCTGCCGGGCCGTCGAGTACGCCAGCGCCACCGTCGCGCGCAGATCCACCCGCCGCAGCTCCAGCGGTCTCGGCCTGCCGTAGCGCAGCAGCTCGTCCACGAAGTGGCTTGCCCGGTCGATCTGTTCCCGCATCGCCGAGAGCGCCTCTGGATCCGCCCCCTTGCGCTCCAGCAGCTTCAGGTGCGCCGCGAGCACTCCCAGCGGGTTGCGCACCTCATGGGCCACCGCCGACGTGAACTGTCCCAGCTCCGCCAACCGAGCCGACTGGTCGGCGCGCTCCTCCTGCTTCACCAGCTCCTCGGCCAGCTCGCTCGCCGCCGCCCTGCCCTTCAGCAGCCGCCGCCCCAGCCACTCCTGGAACCCCTGCCGCACCGGCTCGAACGCCAGCGCCGCCAGCGCCAGCAGGAAGAACGCGCCCACCCGGTACTCCACCAGGAACGGCTGCCCGCTGCCGGCCATCAGCGTCAGCACCCCGAACAGGAAGCCCGCCGACAGCACCGCCGCCAGCGCCGAGTACAACAGGCTTCGCTCCAGCAGCCGGCGATCGCTCTCCGCCTGGTGCCCGCCAATCACCTGCGCCAGCACCAGCAGCCCGCCCAGCACCAGGTACATGCCGAACGGCAGCGCGTATCCGCTCGAGAGCAGCATCGCGTTGGAGACGCCGCCGGAGTACGTCATCACCCCGGCGATGCCCACCCCGCGCAGCAGCGGACGCCGCTCGGCCGGCGCCACCCGGTACGCGCGCAGCAGATGGACGAGCGGCACCGTCGCCGCCACCACCGCCAGCACCATCGCCGGCCAGAACAGCGGCCCCCGCGTCATCGCCAGTGGGCCATAGAGGACGTTGGGCTCCACCGCTCCCAGCACCGTCAGCCCCAGCGCCACGAGATAGGCGAACACCACCAGCCGGTACGAGCGCTGGCCCGTGACGTTGTAGGCCGCGTGCAGGAACCCCGCGGCCGTGAAGGTGCCGATCGACACGAGACGCTCTCCCAACCACATCGTCCGTGGCATGCACAGCATCAGCAGCGTGCCGCTCCACGCCGCCACCGTCAGACAGTAGAAGGCCAGCCCTCGCGCGTTCCGGGCACGGAGCGTGGCGGTGAAGCACAGCAGCAAGGCCACCGAGACGACGGGCACCAGGCTGTAGGCGAAGAGAGGCCCCATCCCGCGGACTTTGACAGAACCCGAGCCGCTCAGCCCGCCGCGAGCAGCCCTTCGGTCACTTCCTCCACGCTCGAGGCCACCGACTGGAGCAGCTCCACCAGCTCCGCGTCCGGCCTCCCCGCGAACTTGAGCAGTTGCAGCCGCGAGCCCATCTCCTCCAGCTGCAGCACCACCCGCTCCAGGTCCGCCGACGTCCGCTCGCGCATCGCCCCCAGCCGCTCCATGTTCTTCAGCCGGGCCTGCACGCTCTGCACCCGCGCGTCCTCCGGCGGCAGCCCGCGCCTGGACAGCGCCTCGAGCTGCCGGGACGCCGCGGCCCTGTCGAACTCGGGCGTCGCCAGCAGCGCGTCCATCTCCGCCACCCGCGCCTCCATCTTCCCCACTGCCTCCACCAGCCCGCGCAGCCGCGCCACCTCGGGCCGCAGCACGTCCGCCGCGAGCCCCTCCACCTGCCCCACCGCCGCCAGCAGCCGGGACTGCGCCGCTCGGGCGGGCTGAGCCACCGGCGCCGCCGGCCGCGCGGGCGCGAGCAGGAACGGCGCGAACACCGGCCAGAAGAAGACGCCGGCCACGAAGGTGACGACTCGCACGCCCGCGCCCTTGCCCTCGGCGCGCAGCACGAGCGCCACCGCCACCACACCGCCCAGCAACAGATACAGGATGCAGGTCTCCACGACGCCCATGGGCGTGCCCTCCTCGTTCTCGTCAGGGATTCAGCGACTGAAACCGGAGCAGTGGCTCACAGCCGGGCGCCGAGCACCTCGCCCAGCCGGTACAGGGCCACCGGCGCCACCACGCTGTAGACAGCGCCCCAGCACAGCACCAGCCGCTTCACGAACTGGCCCCGGCGCTTGTGGCTGACGGGCAGGTGCTCGGCCATGTCGCGGAAGCCGCGGTAGACGGCGCGGATGCCCAGCAGCCCCACCACGAAGGGCAGGCCCAGGCCCGCGAGCAGCGCGGTGCCCGGCGCGTCGAACACACCCACCACCGTCCCCAGCAGCCACGCCGCGTAGAACGGGAGCACTCCCAGCAGCAGCACGGACGTGGTCGCCTGCGCCCGAAGCGCCTGGGCCGTCACCAGCCGGAACGAGGCGTCCAGCCCCGACAGCTGCGTGTAGAAGTAGAAGGACGGCAGGCAGATGCACAGCGCCCCGAGCAGCGAGCCGATCAGCGCCAGCGGCATCCACACCACCGGGTGCCCCGCCTGGTACCAGGCCAGCGAAGGGCTCGGCGAGAACATCGAGGCGGCCAGACCCAGCACGCCCCCGTGGATGACGAGCCCCAGCACGGAGAGCGCCAGGAGCTTCTGGATCACCTCGGGCAGGCCCGCCTCGTCCCGCAGCAGGCGGTGGAGGCGCGCCTCGCCGCGCAGGATGAGATCGAACATCCCGGGCATGGGCCCCGGCACGGGCTCGGGAGTCGGCAGCGAAAGGGAATCGAGCGTCGAAGCAGCGTCCATGATGGCCTCCAATCAGGCGTCGAAGCGGAAGAGGGAGAACAGCCACATCAGCTCCGCGCCGATGACCTTCACCAGGACCAGCCAGAGCGCGGCGTAGGCGCGGCTGTGCCCGGGCTCCAGCGCCTTCATGGTCCGCAGGAAGACGTCCACCATGCACACCCCCACGCCCGCGAACACGATGAGGTTCACCGCCACGCGCACGAAGCCGTAGGGCAGCGCCAGCCCGAAGAACCAGGTGATGGGGATGCTCGCCAGCAGCGCCAGGGATCCGAAGCTGATGGTCGTGAGTGCCGCCAGCAGCGTGGTGGACGCATCCAGCTTCGAGCCCAGCGCCGAGTTCAGGATGTAGAGCGCCGGCAGCGCCAGCGTCCACGCCAGCCCCGCCGCCAGTGGGGCCTTCACCATCCCTTCCAGCATCCCGCCCCAGCCCTCGTGCAGCCTCATCACCAGGCCATAGGCCGCGATGCCCAGCGCCGCGTTGGCCAGCAGCACCGGGAAGATGATGGGCCGCGGGCCAGGCGCCAGCCCCCGGTCCCTCCAGCGCAGGGTGAACTCCTCGGGTCGGCGCAGCGCCACTCCCACCTCGTGGAGGGCGATGCGCAGCTCACTCGTCAGGCTCATGGGTGTTCCTCCTCCGCCCACCCACTGAGCACTCGCTGTGCCAGCGCTCCGCACCCGTCTTCTCGCGGGGTTGGCCACCCCACCGTCACCGGCGTTGACGGTCGCTGACGCCGCGCTTGACGCCTGGCCGCCCTGCCGCCGAGAGCCCTGCCCCGCACCTACACCGCAGTCCTGGTTCACATCCGCGCGCCGTGGCATACGCTGCGCGCCTTCGGGGCGGCCTGTCCCGAACCTTCAGGAGCTCACGTGCAGTACTTCGTCATGGTCGCGGCGGGGGCCACCCTCTGGGGCTTCTGGCCGCTCTTCCTGCGCCCCGCGGGGCTCACCGGCGTCCAGAACGCCCTGCTCGCGCTGCTCACCATGGCCCTGCCCGCCCCGTTCCTGCTGAGCAGGAAGGCGCTCGCGGATCGCCGCGCCACCGTGGCCCTCGTCATCATGGGCGTGGCCGATGCCGCCAACGTGGCCCTCTTCTTCGCCGCCGTGAACCGCGGGCCCGTCGCCGTCGCCGTGCTCACCCACTACCTGGCCCCGCTGCTGGTCGCTCTCGCCGCGCCGTGGGTCGCTCGGGAGCCACGCTCGCCCCGGGCACTCGTTGGGGCTCCACTGACTCTGCTGGGGCTGGCCCTGCTCATCTGGAAGCCCGGCGCGGACTTCTCGGGAGGCACGGCGCTGCTGGGCGGCGCCAGCGCCATCTTCTTCGCCATCACCGTGTTCTGCGCCAAGGAGGCCGCGCGCGCCTGGTCTCCCCTGGGCGTCACCTCCGTGCACTCCGCCGTCTCCGTCGTGACGCTGCTGCTCTTCTTCGGCCGAGGCGCCCTGCCGCCGCTCGAGCCGTCGGCGCTCTGGGTCGTCGCTGGCGGCGTGCTGTGCGCCCTGTCCGGCAACATCCTCTTCAACACCGGGTTGCGGCGCATCCCCACCTCCGCCACGGGCGCGCTCACCTATATGGAGCCGCTCACCGCCACCCTCGTCGGCTGGGGCGCATTCCACGAGGCACTCGGCCCCCTGGGCCTGCTCGGAGGCACCATCGTCCTGGCCCTCGGTGTCTGGGTTGCGACGGAGCCACGAGCCTCGGATTCGCCTTTACCATCAATTTCTGGTACTTCTTGAATAGCGCAAATGCCTGTTTGCTACTATTAGAAGTCTTGTTCTAGGAGACCCTCTCTCAGCGCCGTGCCGTATGGAACCCCCTTCCGACAGCCGCGACTACCGAGTCCTGTTCTTCTGCCCCGCTTCGACGGCGCGCCTGGAGCGCATCGACGCGCCCGTCCGGCGGCTGTTGTCTCGCATCCAGGCTCCTCCCGCGGAGCTGGCTCCCATCGATGAGGCGGGGACGCTGACGGAGGCCGGCTGGAAGGTCTTCATGGTGCGCTCGCTCACCGAGCGCTCCGCCGCCCACGCCCTGGCCGCGTACGTCAGTGAGCTCACCTGCACGCTCGCCGCGGAGCTGGATGGAGAGGTGCTCGGGCTCTACATCGACGTGACGGGAGACTCGGCGCGCATCTGCCGCTGTGGCCCGGAGGATGGCCCGGAGACGTTCGCGGGCCGTCGCCCGGTAGCGCTGGGCCGCACCGCGGAGTGGCTCGAGGTGTCGCCCGCGGGCCTGTCGGCGCTCTTCCAGGTGGACATGCCGGACGACTACGAGCCGGACGCGGAGGATCGCTTCGTCGAGCAGAAGCTGCGCGAGGCCCGCGAGTTCATGGAGCAGTACCGGCGTACCAACAAGATCAGCACATGAGGTCTCGCACCCCGGTGGACCTCGCGGGCCGCTGCCCGAGGTGCTACCTGCCCACGCGCCTGTGCCTGTGCGCGGAGGTGCCGCGCCTGGACACGCGCACCGAGTTCCTCGTCATCCGCCACAACAAGGAGAAGGAGAAGTCCACCAACACGGCGCGGATGGCGGCGCTCGCCCTGCCCCGCTGCCGGGTGCTCACGTATGGCGCTCCGGGCGAGCGCTTCGATGGCTCGGTGCTGGAGGAGCCGGACACGTGGATCCTCTTTCCGAACACGCAGCCGCCCGCTCCGGACGCTCCGCCGCCTCGACGGCTGATCGTGCTGGACGGGAGCTGGGGCCAGGCACGCAGGATGGTGCAGCGGCTCCCCGCGCTGCGCAGGCTGCCGGGGCTGTCGCTGCCGCCGCCGCCGCCGAATACCCGAAGGCTCCGCCGTCCGCCCAACCCCGAGGGCATGTCCACGCTGGAGGCCATGGCGGGCGCCGTGGCGCTCCTCGAGGGTGAGGAGCTGGCCCGGCAGCTCTACGCGCTGCACGAGCTGATGATCGATCGGGTGCTGGAGAGCCGGGGCCGGCTCGGGGGCATGTGGGAGTGAGCGCGGTGGAGGCGTGGAGGGTCAGCGGACCTTCTTGAGCTCCTCGGTGAACGGCTTGGGCTCCAGGAAGCCGGTGACGCGCGGGGCCTTCAGAATCTCTCCGCCCGAGGAGATGAAGGCCACGGTGGGCAGGCCCTCCACGCCGAAGCGCTCCATCAGCGCATCGAGCGCGTCCTCGCTGTTGGTGGCGTCAATCTTGATGTTGAGGAAGCGCCCGGACTCGGAGATGACCTCGGGAGCCGGATACGTCTCGCGGTCCAGCTCCTTGCAGGCCGCGCACCAGTCCGCGAAGAAGTCGATCATCACCGGCTTGCCCTCGCTGCGGGCGCGGGCGAGCACCTGGTCGAACTCCTCGGTAGAGAAGGTGGCCTGCTTGGCGGGCATCACGTGGTGCCACTGGAACGTCGGCGCCTGGGGCGGCTGCGCCCAGCCGAGCTTCACCCAGAGCTGTCCGGTGGGGGCCGCGTCCATGGCGCCCACGCGGATGACGATGGCGACCACCACGAGCGCCACGCCCACGGCCTTGATGGCGAACTCACGCGCCCCGGCCTTGAACGAGAGGTGCACGGCACCGAGGACCACGCCCACCGCCGTGAGCGCCCCGGTGATGAAGGCGCCCGGCACGCGGCCCACCTGCGAGGACACGGCCTTCACCGTGTCGCGAGCCCAGGGGAACGCATCCCTCAGGTACGAGATGGCGAGCGCCACGAGGATGATGCCCAGCACGCTCTTCACCCACTCCATCCACTCGCCGCCGCGAGGCAGCCGCACGGTGAAGACGCCGATGAGGAAGAAGGGCACACCGATGCCGAGCGCGTAGATGAACAGCAGCCCCGCGCCCAGCGTGGTGTTCGCCGACTTGGCCACGAAGGCCAGCAGTCCGGTGAGCACCGGCCCGGTGCACGGCGCGGCGAGGAACCCGGACACGCTGCCCATGAGGAACGCGCCGGCCAGGCCCGCGCCGCCCACCGAGTTCAGCCGCTGCTGCAGGCCGTAGGGCAGCGCCAGCTCGAACGCGCCGAACATGGAGGTGGCCAGCACCAGGAGGAACACCGCCAGGCCCGTCACCACCCCGGGGTGGCCCAGCATCGCGCCGAAGGCCTGCCCCGTCTTGGCCGCCAGCACTCCGAGCGCGCTGAACACCACCCCCATGCCGATGATGTACGAGGAGGTGAGCACCAGCGCCTTGCCTCGCCCCTCCGCCTTGCGAGCTCCGAAGACGGACACGGTGATGGGGATGAGGGGGTAGACGCAGGGCGTCAGGGAGGTGAGGAGGCCGCCCGCGAACACGACGGCGGCCCCCAGGAACAGGCTCCCCGAGGCGAGGAACTGGGAGGCATCCAGCCCGGCGGTGGGGCCGGTGGGCATGAGCCAGGGAACAACCGCCACGGCGATGCCGCACACCGCGGCG
Proteins encoded:
- a CDS encoding EamA family transporter; amino-acid sequence: MQYFVMVAAGATLWGFWPLFLRPAGLTGVQNALLALLTMALPAPFLLSRKALADRRATVALVIMGVADAANVALFFAAVNRGPVAVAVLTHYLAPLLVALAAPWVAREPRSPRALVGAPLTLLGLALLIWKPGADFSGGTALLGGASAIFFAITVFCAKEAARAWSPLGVTSVHSAVSVVTLLLFFGRGALPPLEPSALWVVAGGVLCALSGNILFNTGLRRIPTSATGALTYMEPLTATLVGWGAFHEALGPLGLLGGTIVLALGVWVATEPRASDSPLPSISGTS
- a CDS encoding protein-disulfide reductase DsbD family protein, coding for MKKVGILAAVCGIAVAVVPWLMPTGPTAGLDASQFLASGSLFLGAAVVFAGGLLTSLTPCVYPLIPITVSVFGARKAEGRGKALVLTSSYIIGMGVVFSALGVLAAKTGQAFGAMLGHPGVVTGLAVFLLVLATSMFGAFELALPYGLQQRLNSVGGAGLAGAFLMGSVSGFLAAPCTGPVLTGLLAFVAKSANTTLGAGLLFIYALGIGVPFFLIGVFTVRLPRGGEWMEWVKSVLGIILVALAISYLRDAFPWARDTVKAVSSQVGRVPGAFITGALTAVGVVLGAVHLSFKAGAREFAIKAVGVALVVVAIVIRVGAMDAAPTGQLWVKLGWAQPPQAPTFQWHHVMPAKQATFSTEEFDQVLARARSEGKPVMIDFFADWCAACKELDRETYPAPEVISESGRFLNIKIDATNSEDALDALMERFGVEGLPTVAFISSGGEILKAPRVTGFLEPKPFTEELKKVR
- a CDS encoding tRNA-uridine aminocarboxypropyltransferase, which gives rise to MRSRTPVDLAGRCPRCYLPTRLCLCAEVPRLDTRTEFLVIRHNKEKEKSTNTARMAALALPRCRVLTYGAPGERFDGSVLEEPDTWILFPNTQPPAPDAPPPRRLIVLDGSWGQARRMVQRLPALRRLPGLSLPPPPPNTRRLRRPPNPEGMSTLEAMAGAVALLEGEELARQLYALHELMIDRVLESRGRLGGMWE
- a CDS encoding sensor histidine kinase, which codes for MGPLFAYSLVPVVSVALLLCFTATLRARNARGLAFYCLTVAAWSGTLLMLCMPRTMWLGERLVSIGTFTAAGFLHAAYNVTGQRSYRLVVFAYLVALGLTVLGAVEPNVLYGPLAMTRGPLFWPAMVLAVVAATVPLVHLLRAYRVAPAERRPLLRGVGIAGVMTYSGGVSNAMLLSSGYALPFGMYLVLGGLLVLAQVIGGHQAESDRRLLERSLLYSALAAVLSAGFLFGVLTLMAGSGQPFLVEYRVGAFFLLALAALAFEPVRQGFQEWLGRRLLKGRAAASELAEELVKQEERADQSARLAELGQFTSAVAHEVRNPLGVLAAHLKLLERKGADPEALSAMREQIDRASHFVDELLRYGRPRPLELRRVDLRATVALAYSTARQGLGALAPETAFEQPDGEMLELEADQAQLSQVLVVLFENALLALRDVPAPRLRVMCTQEAERVRVVVEDNGPGIPPELLPRLFQPFVTGRKREGPRPGTGLGLAIARGIVERHGGRVTAGKAELGGARFEVELPRTQTVMAAATGA